One window of Flavobacteriales bacterium genomic DNA carries:
- a CDS encoding dicarboxylate/amino acid:cation symporter, translating to MKLPLHVRILLGMAAGVLWALLSSFMGWSRFNLDWIDPFGKIFVNLLKLVAVPLVLFSIITGVASMGEVRRLGSLGLRTLGLYLLTTVMAVSLGLVLVNTIKPGEWGDDDKRVANRINYELWVQETAEVQVPLDGKCLACEPANSALRDSIAAVRGTTMPNEWTKAAGATAELRKEAGPLQFLVDIVPGNIFESLTEMRMLQVIFFAILFGIMLLLVDPKHATPLNTFMNACNEVFIKMVDVIMLAAPWFVFALMTGVVARMAGDDIAAVGELFKGLVGYALTIVLGLALIVVVIYPAMMSLLMRRNVYKDFLRAISPAQLLAFSTSSSAATLPATIRCVEENIGVSKATAGFVLPVGATVNMDGTSLMQAVAVIFLAQLHMVDLTLGQQLTIVLTATLASIGAAAIPSGGMMLMVVVLSSLGLDPAWVAIVFTIDRPLDMMRTVVNVTGDAAVCSVVAHSQGEKLFMDKEKLEAA from the coding sequence ATGAAATTACCGCTTCACGTCCGCATTCTGCTCGGTATGGCGGCAGGTGTGCTGTGGGCGCTCCTGAGCAGCTTCATGGGCTGGAGCCGCTTCAACCTGGATTGGATAGATCCGTTCGGCAAGATCTTCGTCAACCTACTCAAGCTGGTCGCGGTGCCCTTGGTTCTCTTCAGCATCATCACCGGCGTGGCCAGCATGGGTGAGGTGCGACGATTGGGTTCGCTCGGGCTGCGGACTTTGGGCCTCTATCTCCTCACCACCGTAATGGCCGTTTCCTTGGGCTTGGTGCTCGTGAACACGATCAAGCCCGGTGAGTGGGGGGATGATGACAAGCGGGTCGCGAACCGGATCAACTACGAGTTATGGGTGCAGGAGACCGCGGAGGTACAAGTGCCATTGGACGGAAAGTGCTTGGCCTGTGAGCCCGCCAACAGCGCGCTCCGCGATTCCATAGCCGCTGTCCGGGGAACCACCATGCCGAACGAATGGACCAAGGCCGCCGGCGCCACCGCTGAGCTTAGAAAAGAGGCGGGGCCTTTGCAGTTCCTAGTGGACATCGTGCCGGGCAACATCTTCGAGAGCCTCACTGAGATGCGGATGTTGCAGGTGATCTTCTTCGCCATCCTCTTCGGCATCATGCTGCTCTTGGTCGACCCCAAGCACGCCACCCCGTTGAACACCTTCATGAACGCCTGCAATGAGGTGTTCATCAAGATGGTGGACGTGATCATGCTGGCCGCGCCGTGGTTCGTCTTCGCATTGATGACCGGGGTGGTGGCGCGCATGGCGGGTGATGACATCGCCGCCGTGGGCGAACTGTTCAAGGGATTGGTGGGCTATGCGCTCACCATTGTGCTCGGGCTGGCGCTGATCGTGGTGGTGATCTACCCCGCGATGATGAGTTTGTTGATGCGGAGGAACGTATACAAGGATTTCCTGCGCGCGATCAGTCCCGCCCAGTTGCTCGCCTTCAGCACCAGCAGCAGTGCGGCCACCCTGCCGGCCACCATCCGTTGCGTGGAGGAGAACATCGGCGTAAGCAAGGCCACGGCGGGGTTCGTACTGCCTGTGGGCGCCACGGTGAACATGGACGGCACCAGCTTAATGCAGGCGGTGGCGGTGATCTTCCTGGCCCAACTGCACATGGTGGACCTCACTTTGGGGCAGCAGCTCACCATCGTGCTCACGGCCACCTTGGCCAGCATCGGCGCGGCCGCGATCCCCAGCGGTGGCATGATGCTGATGGTGGTGGTGCTTTCCTCACTTGGCCTCGATCCCGCCTGGGTGGCCATCGTCTTCACCATTGACCGCCCATTGGACATGATGCGGACCGTGGTGAACGTGACCGGCGATGCCGCCGTTTGCTCCGTGGTGGCGCACTCCC
- a CDS encoding FAD-binding oxidoreductase yields the protein MAGRAARMYSIWESRSFHGDPDLVVVGAGITGLFTALHHRRKYPKCRVLVLERGPHPAGASVKNAGFACFGSPSELLHDIETESEVAALHRVEERWRGLVELRETLGDAAIGFEAVGGYELFGKDSPLYTRVAERFDALNAALHGIFGKNVFTWADQRIPALGLNADHLVWNPLEGAVDSGKLMRALLAKVQGEGVEVRFSSSVEGWEEKPDGVELHVADVGTVKAAQAVIATNGYSRTLIPAIDVLPGRGQVVLTSVIPGLKLKGTFHMDEGFYYFREYEGRVLLGGGRNLDKTGETTTEDGTTLQIQTALEELLRQTILPGRDFSIAQRWSGVMGFRSQGGPPVVEHITPHVVVAAGLGGIGVAIGIQVARQAAELVG from the coding sequence ATGGCGGGCCGCGCAGCGCGCATGTACAGCATTTGGGAAAGTCGCTCGTTCCATGGAGACCCGGACCTGGTGGTGGTCGGCGCGGGCATCACCGGGCTTTTTACGGCCTTGCATCATCGCCGGAAATACCCCAAGTGCAGGGTGCTGGTGCTGGAGCGCGGCCCCCACCCCGCCGGCGCCAGCGTGAAGAACGCGGGCTTCGCCTGCTTCGGCAGCCCCAGCGAGCTGCTGCACGATATCGAGACGGAAAGCGAGGTCGCAGCACTTCACCGGGTGGAAGAACGCTGGCGCGGACTGGTAGAGCTGCGTGAAACGCTCGGCGATGCGGCCATCGGCTTCGAGGCCGTCGGTGGATATGAGCTCTTCGGGAAGGATAGCCCCCTGTACACGCGCGTCGCCGAACGGTTCGATGCGCTCAATGCCGCACTGCACGGCATCTTCGGGAAGAACGTGTTCACCTGGGCAGACCAGCGCATCCCCGCATTGGGCCTCAACGCCGATCATTTGGTCTGGAATCCGTTGGAAGGCGCGGTGGACAGCGGGAAGCTGATGCGGGCACTGCTGGCAAAGGTGCAAGGCGAAGGCGTTGAGGTGAGGTTCAGTTCCTCCGTGGAAGGCTGGGAGGAGAAACCGGACGGCGTGGAACTCCACGTGGCCGACGTCGGCACCGTGAAGGCCGCACAAGCCGTGATCGCCACCAACGGCTACAGCCGGACATTGATCCCCGCGATCGACGTCCTGCCCGGCCGCGGCCAAGTGGTATTGACCTCCGTGATCCCCGGTCTGAAGCTGAAGGGCACCTTCCACATGGATGAAGGCTTCTACTACTTCCGCGAATACGAAGGACGCGTGCTGCTGGGCGGTGGACGCAACTTGGACAAGACCGGGGAGACCACCACGGAGGACGGCACCACGCTACAGATCCAGACCGCGCTGGAGGAACTGCTGCGGCAAACCATCCTGCCCGGGCGGGACTTCAGCATTGCGCAGCGCTGGAGCGGTGTGATGGGCTTCCGCTCGCAAGGTGGGCCTCCCGTGGTGGAGCACATCACACCGCATGTGGTGGTGGCAGCTGGCTTGGGTGGGATCGGTGTGGCCATCGGGATACAGGTGGCACGACAGGCTGCAGAGCTGGTGGGGTGA
- a CDS encoding T9SS type A sorting domain-containing protein, with translation MDALIRVHPRPLSCPCLKLAGYLAAMRFLLPFLPILLSIGPLSAQTWEPVGSGASSTVYALEPFGGELFAGGVFTEIGGVNTDYLARWNGTAWSSIGNLAVYMSADGLYANDTALFIGDGGRVRFWNGINMFNLTGVNSSSFNSQAYSMAHFQDTLYVGGVFSSPFAHIARWNGSSYEGLTSGTSGRVTTMAPFDDQLFVGGGFFTAGDSVVHYTALWNGSAWNGMGAGVNGDVYIHCIFQDTLYIGGDFTQANGQPASRVAKWNGSQWVNVGGTLNDYVTAMTVYRDQLYIGGSFTSPSRIARLSGNSWVPVGSGCNSTVKTMEVFHDSLFVGGLFTMAGGDSAKHIAKWHLPEAPVAAFTVGSGTLCPNECTSFTDNSPNGVSSWAWSFPGGTPATSTDSMPMVCYATPGTYPVTLTVTNVGGSDSTTDSAAVLVDICSGIEHSTIVEDILVRHDPVQRFIHLKLPGKGGIAVMDAQGRVVLAMHSTSAEQVLDIADLPAGTYVVRFSGEGRVASAKFVKE, from the coding sequence ATGGACGCGCTTATTCGCGTCCATCCACGTCCATTAAGCTGCCCTTGTCTTAAGCTGGCTGGCTACCTTGCGGCCATGCGTTTTCTTCTTCCCTTCCTGCCCATATTACTCTCTATTGGTCCACTGTCCGCACAGACCTGGGAGCCCGTTGGCAGCGGTGCCAGTTCCACCGTGTATGCCTTGGAACCATTCGGCGGGGAGCTATTTGCAGGTGGGGTGTTCACGGAGATCGGCGGAGTGAACACGGACTACTTGGCACGGTGGAACGGAACGGCATGGAGCAGCATCGGCAACCTTGCCGTTTACATGTCCGCGGACGGTCTCTATGCGAACGATACGGCGCTCTTCATCGGGGACGGTGGACGTGTGCGGTTCTGGAACGGTATCAACATGTTCAACCTTACCGGGGTCAATAGTTCGTCGTTCAACAGCCAAGCTTACAGTATGGCCCATTTTCAGGATACACTGTATGTAGGCGGCGTTTTCTCCTCTCCTTTTGCCCACATCGCCCGCTGGAACGGTTCGAGCTATGAGGGCCTCACCTCCGGTACCAGCGGGCGGGTCACGACGATGGCCCCCTTCGATGACCAGCTCTTCGTGGGCGGAGGCTTTTTCACAGCCGGGGATTCGGTGGTACACTATACCGCCCTGTGGAACGGCAGCGCATGGAACGGCATGGGTGCCGGGGTGAACGGCGACGTGTACATCCATTGCATTTTCCAGGACACCCTTTACATCGGCGGGGATTTCACCCAAGCGAACGGGCAGCCCGCCAGCCGCGTGGCCAAGTGGAACGGCAGCCAATGGGTAAATGTGGGCGGCACCTTGAACGACTACGTCACCGCCATGACCGTATATCGTGACCAATTGTACATCGGAGGGTCGTTCACCTCACCCAGCCGCATCGCCCGCCTTTCAGGGAACTCGTGGGTGCCAGTGGGAAGCGGGTGCAATAGCACGGTGAAGACCATGGAGGTCTTCCATGACAGCCTTTTCGTGGGTGGCCTCTTCACCATGGCCGGAGGCGATTCCGCAAAGCATATTGCCAAATGGCACCTGCCAGAGGCACCTGTGGCCGCCTTCACCGTGGGGAGCGGAACACTTTGCCCGAACGAATGCACCAGCTTCACGGACAATTCCCCGAACGGCGTTTCGTCCTGGGCTTGGAGCTTTCCCGGAGGCACGCCGGCCACCAGCACGGACAGTATGCCCATGGTCTGCTATGCAACGCCCGGCACCTATCCTGTCACGCTCACGGTGACCAATGTCGGCGGAAGCGATTCCACAACAGATAGCGCGGCCGTATTGGTGGACATCTGCTCGGGGATCGAACATTCAACCATTGTGGAAGATATCCTTGTGCGGCACGATCCCGTCCAGCGGTTTATCCACCTGAAACTGCCCGGAAAGGGTGGCATAGCAGTGATGGATGCGCAGGGCCGCGTGGTGCTTGCGATGCACAGCACAAGTGCGGAGCAAGTACTGGATATCGCCGACCTGCCCGCAGGCACCTACGTCGTGCGCTTTTCCGGTGAAGGTCGTGTGGCCTCCGCGAAGTTCGTGAAGGAATAG
- a CDS encoding GNAT family N-acetyltransferase, protein MQDHELRPVQVDDATIAKITDLLRAVFPGSDHFTEEVLRWQYKDNPEGTAVGFNAWYGEELAGHYVTIPMKAMVDGTLEKGLLSLNTATHPSHQGKGLFTKLAKATYARAAEEGYSFVTGVANANSTHGFTKKLGFELVSPLRAMIGIGALPLGERTPDVQFAHAWDPASVAWRLQHPAYRYSLKKERGHGLILSQRSQYGARYVLGVRDLPLPDTSVPMEEGTVHRKIWIGLDPAMRWGGAAYLNIPLRFRPSPLNLIFKDLTGQGRVLDPARVRFDAMDFDIL, encoded by the coding sequence ATGCAGGACCATGAACTGAGGCCGGTGCAGGTGGACGATGCCACCATCGCCAAGATAACGGACTTGTTGCGGGCGGTCTTTCCGGGATCGGACCATTTCACGGAGGAGGTGCTGCGTTGGCAGTACAAGGACAACCCGGAGGGCACCGCGGTCGGTTTCAACGCTTGGTATGGCGAGGAACTGGCCGGCCATTATGTAACGATCCCTATGAAGGCCATGGTGGACGGGACCTTGGAAAAAGGCCTGCTTTCACTGAACACCGCCACGCATCCGAGCCACCAAGGCAAGGGGCTGTTCACCAAGCTGGCCAAGGCGACCTATGCACGCGCAGCTGAGGAGGGATACAGCTTCGTCACCGGCGTGGCCAACGCCAACAGCACCCACGGCTTCACGAAAAAACTCGGCTTCGAGCTCGTTTCACCGCTTCGGGCCATGATCGGGATAGGGGCGCTGCCGCTCGGGGAACGCACGCCGGACGTGCAATTCGCACACGCTTGGGACCCTGCTTCAGTCGCGTGGCGGCTTCAGCACCCGGCCTATCGTTACTCCTTGAAAAAGGAACGGGGCCACGGATTGATCCTTTCCCAACGAAGTCAGTACGGTGCCCGCTATGTGCTCGGCGTGCGTGACCTGCCGCTTCCCGATACATCGGTCCCCATGGAGGAGGGCACCGTACACCGGAAGATCTGGATCGGCCTGGACCCCGCGATGCGCTGGGGTGGTGCAGCATATCTGAACATCCCCTTGCGTTTCCGCCCCTCCCCGCTCAACTTGATCTTCAAGGACCTCACGGGACAGGGCCGTGTTTTGGATCCCGCCCGGGTGCGCTTCGATGCCATGGACTTCGATATCCTATGA